A genomic region of Paenibacillus sp. PL2-23 contains the following coding sequences:
- the mutY gene encoding A/G-specific adenine glycosylase, protein MAIQEASAYFSRELLSWYQRGNRNLPWRRNKDPYRIWVSEIMLQQTRVDTVIPYFERFMAKFPTVQALAEAPEEEVLKSWEGLGYYSRARNLQAGARMVMSLYGGIIPDDKAAVAGLKGVGPYTAGAIMSIAFNRPEPAVDGNVMRVLSRYFCLEDDIAKPKTRVGIEKLAASLIPEGAAGDFNQALMELGALVCTPKSPSCLPCPVMEHCEARLQGRETELPIKTKAKPPRHEYRVAVIVRGSGERADQVLLRQRPENGLLAQMWELPHVLSDDPSGEWFREEAPKEDARLAESLGRELERETGLLIRPTGWLVDEEHVFSHIHWHMRVYVADLGPSEISRGNSLAAESGLAYETGQAQGPYRWMGREALDTLPFPNVFLRILERYWS, encoded by the coding sequence ATGGCTATACAAGAGGCATCAGCCTATTTCAGCAGGGAGCTGCTGAGCTGGTATCAGAGAGGCAATCGGAATCTGCCCTGGCGGAGGAACAAGGATCCGTACCGGATTTGGGTATCCGAAATTATGCTGCAGCAGACGAGAGTCGATACCGTTATTCCTTACTTTGAACGCTTTATGGCGAAATTCCCTACGGTACAAGCCTTGGCGGAGGCGCCGGAGGAAGAGGTGCTGAAAAGCTGGGAGGGGCTTGGCTATTATTCCAGAGCCCGTAATTTGCAGGCCGGCGCCCGTATGGTGATGAGTCTCTATGGCGGTATTATACCGGATGACAAGGCAGCGGTAGCCGGTCTGAAGGGAGTCGGGCCTTATACAGCAGGCGCCATTATGAGCATCGCCTTTAATCGGCCGGAGCCGGCGGTGGACGGCAATGTGATGAGAGTGCTGTCCCGTTATTTCTGCCTGGAGGACGATATTGCGAAGCCGAAGACCCGGGTTGGCATTGAGAAGCTGGCGGCCTCCCTCATTCCGGAGGGGGCTGCCGGGGATTTCAATCAAGCGCTGATGGAGCTTGGCGCTCTGGTGTGTACGCCGAAATCGCCAAGCTGTCTGCCGTGCCCGGTGATGGAGCATTGCGAGGCGAGGCTTCAGGGACGAGAGACCGAGCTTCCGATCAAAACAAAAGCGAAGCCGCCGCGCCATGAATATCGTGTGGCCGTTATTGTCCGTGGAAGCGGGGAGCGCGCGGACCAGGTGCTTCTCCGGCAGCGTCCGGAGAATGGCCTGCTGGCGCAGATGTGGGAGCTGCCGCATGTTTTGTCGGATGACCCATCGGGAGAATGGTTCCGAGAGGAGGCTCCGAAGGAGGACGCCAGGCTTGCCGAGTCGCTGGGGCGGGAGCTGGAGCGGGAGACGGGGCTGCTGATCCGGCCCACCGGCTGGCTTGTTGACGAAGAGCATGTATTCAGCCATATTCATTGGCATATGCGCGTATATGTAGCAGATTTGGGACCAAGCGAGATCTCCAGGGGCAATAGCCTTGCCGCGGAGTCAGGCTTGGCCTATGAGACGGGACAGGCCCAAGGCCCGTACCGCTGGATGGGCAGAGAGGCGCTGGACACGCTTCCGTTCCCGAATGTATTCCTGCGTATACTGGAGCGTTATTGGAGCTAG
- a CDS encoding cytochrome c: MKNRWIGAKGGIAFVLLAVLAGCGGSDSHQGSGNTLAAAPAEAASLYKTNCISCHGTDLEGRVGSKSNLQRVGSRLDSEQLKLRIEEGKGVMPAFKDRLTQEELETLAQWLSGQQ, from the coding sequence GTGAAAAATCGTTGGATCGGAGCAAAAGGAGGAATCGCTTTCGTTCTGCTAGCCGTACTGGCGGGCTGCGGAGGGAGCGATAGTCATCAAGGATCGGGGAATACCCTCGCGGCTGCTCCAGCCGAGGCGGCAAGCCTGTACAAGACGAATTGCATCAGCTGTCACGGCACCGACCTGGAGGGACGGGTTGGATCGAAATCCAATTTGCAGAGGGTTGGCTCGCGTCTGGACTCCGAGCAGCTTAAGCTCCGGATAGAGGAGGGTAAAGGCGTCATGCCGGCCTTCAAGGACCGTTTAACGCAGGAGGAGCTTGAGACGCTGGCTCAGTGGCTGTCGGGACAGCAGTGA